The proteins below are encoded in one region of Elgaria multicarinata webbii isolate HBS135686 ecotype San Diego chromosome 8, rElgMul1.1.pri, whole genome shotgun sequence:
- the SRPRB gene encoding signal recognition particle receptor subunit beta, whose translation MNTVEVTAAREGSPPPQDAPLPAQDVAQLQLLVSVAVAGLVVLVLLFWKLFQTRKSSRRAVLLVGLCESGKTLLFARLLTGNFRNTQTSITDSSALYRVKNDKSTNVTLIALPGHESLRLQFLDRFKAAARAIVFVVDSVAFQREMKDVAEFLYQLLIDNVLLKNTPPLLIACNKQDVTMAKSSKLIQQQLERELNTLRVTLSAAPSTLDGSNSGTASQLGKKGKEFDFSQLPMKVEFVECSARGSKGEEGSADIEDLEKWLAKIA comes from the exons ATGAATACCGTTGAAGTGACAGCGGCGCGCGAAGGGTCTCCCCCGCCCCAGGATGCTCCGCTGCCGGCCCAGGACGTGGCGCAGCTCCAGCTCCTGGTCTCGGTGGCCGTGGCCGGGCTCGTCGTCCTGGTTCTGC TGTTTTGGAAACTTTTCCAGACCAGAAAAAGCAGTCGGAGAGCAGTGCTTCTGGTGGGTCTCTGTGAGTCGGGGAAAACTCTTCTGTTTGCTAGG CTGTTAACAGGAAATTTCCGAAATACACAGACTTCCATAACAGATAGCTCTGCCTTGTACAGAGTAAAGAATGACAAG AGCACAAATGTGACTTTAATTGCCCTTCCAGGGCATGAGAGCTTGCGGCTTCAGTTTTTGGATAGGTTCAAGGCTGCAGCTAG ggcaaTTGTATTTGTTGTGGATAGTGTAGCATTCCAGCGGGAGATGAAAGATGTGGCAGAATTCCTGTACCAGCTCCTGATTGACAACGTGCTGTTGAAAAATACACCTCCCCTGCTAATAGCATGCAACAAGCAAG ATGTTACAATGGCAAAATCTTCCAAACTCATACAACAGCAGCTGGAACGAGAACT CAATACTTTACGAGTGACTCTATCAGCTGCCCCAAGCACATTGGATGGTTCAAACTCTGGAACTGCTTCTCAGCTTGGGAAGAAGGGCAAGGAGTTTGACTTCTCTCAGCTGCCCATGAAAGTGGAATTTGTTGAATGCAGTGCCAGAGGaagcaagggagaggagggcagcgcTGACATTGAGGACTTGGAAAAATGGCTAGCAAAAATTGCATGA